CGGCATCCGCACGACCCTGCTCTCCGCGAAGAGAGTCCGCGACGCCTACCTCGGGTACGCCACCGGGCAGTTCAAGCGGCTCTACGACCGCGGGAACAGCTCCTCCTCCGCGGACACCCGCGGACGCACCGCCAAACACGCCCGCCATCTGCGACGCCTGTGCCACCAGGGCTTCGAGCTGTACGCCACCGGTGTCCTGACCGTCCGCGTCGAGGACCCGGACGACTACCACCGCTTCGGCGAGCAGGTGGCGGCCGACGCGATGGTCGCGCTGCCCCTGCTCCAGCGGTACGAGGCGGCCTTCGACGAGACCCGCAGCGTCCTTCCGGACCAGCCGGACGAGGCCCCGGCAGAGGCCTGGCTGCGCCGGGTCCGGGCCGCGTACTACACGCGGTCCGGATCGTGACTCGCTCCGCTCGGACGCTCACACGCTCAGCGCCTCCCGGACCGACCGCTCGGCCTCCTGGCCGCCCTCGCCCGACGACGTGATCCGACCGGCCTCCAGGACGTAGTACCGCTGGGCCGCCCGCATCGCGAAGCCCACATGCTGCTCGACGAGGAGCACGGAGAGTCCGCCGCGTGCCGCCAGGGCGAGGACGGTCTCCTCGATCTCCGCGACGACCGAGGGCTGGATGCCCTCGGTCGGCTCGTCGAGCAGCAGGACCCGAGGGTCCGTCACCAGGGCGCGCGCGATGGCCAGTTGCTGTCGCTGACCGCCCGAGAGCAGACCCGCCCGCCGCGTCGACAGGGTGCGCAGCACCGGAAACAGGTCCAGCGCTTCCGAGATCGCCGCCTTCCCCCGTCTGCGGCCGTCGGCGACGAGCTGGAGGTTCTCCGCCGTCGTGAGGTGGGCGAAGCCCTGCTGTCCCTGCGGCACGTACGCCATGCCGCGCGCCACCCGCTCGTGCGGCCTGCGGCGGGTGATGTCCTCGCCGTCGAGCCTGATCGTCCCGCTCGACGGAGTGAGCAGTCCGACGGCCGCGCGCAGCAGGGTGCTCTTGCCCGCGCCGTTGTGTCCGAGCACCGCCGCGACGCCGTCGTCCGGCACCTCGACGGACACACCGTGCAGGACGAGACTGCGGTGGTAGCCGACGCGGATGCCGTCGATCTCCAGCTTCATACGCCTCACACCTCCTGTACGGCGGCGCCGGTCAGGTCGCCGGTGTCCGCGACGGCCGCGTGACCGAGGTAGACCTCCTGCACCCGGGGGTCGGCCTGCACCTGCGCCACGGTCCCCTCGCTGAGCACCCGGCCGGCGTGCAGCACGCTGACGCTGCGCGCGAAGGAACGCATGAAGTCCATGTCGTGCTCGATGACGACCACGGTCCGCTCCTGACTGATGTGCTCCAACAGCTCTCCGGTGGCCTGCCGTTCGTCATGGCTCATCCCGGCGACCGGCTCGTCCAGCAGCAGCAGTCGTACGTCCTGCACGAGCAGCATGCCGATCTCCAGCCACTGCTTCTGGCCGTGGGCGAGCGTGCCGGCGAGACCGTCCGCCAGTTCCGTGAGCCCGACCGTCTCCAGGGCGTGGGCGACGGACTCCGGCACGCCCTTGCGCCGCCGCAGCATCGTCAGCGCGCCGCGCCCGGCGCCGGCCGCGATGTCCAGGTTCTGCAGGACCGTCAGCTCCTCGAAGACCGTGGCGGTCTGGAAGGTCCGGCCGATGCCCGACCGGGCGATCCGGTGCACGCTCCGGCCGAGCAGTTCCCCACCCCCGAAGAGGACCGAGCCCCGCGCCTTCACCAGTCCGGTGACGGCGTCGACGAGCGTGGTCTTGCCCGCCCCGTTCGGCCCGATCAGGAAGCGGAGGTCACCCGGCCGTACGTCGAGGTCCACCCCGTCGACCGCGGTGAACCCGTCGAAAGCCACCCGCAGTCCGCGTATCTCAAGACCTGAGAGCTCACTCATGCCGCTCCTCCGAGGGGAAGGGCGGGCGCCGCGCGGCGCCGCCGGACGATCCCGGCCAGCGAGACGAGGCCGCCCGGCAGGAAGGCCAGGGCCACGATGAACAGCAGCCCCTGGAAGTACGTCCAGCCCGCCGGGAACTCCTCCGACAGGGCCGTCTTCGCCCAGGCCACCCCGATCGCGCCGAGCACCGCCCCGGCGAGGCTCGCCCGGCCGCCGATCGCGGCGCCGATGACGAACTCGATCGACGGCACGATGCCGATCATGGCGGGGGAGATGATGCCGACCGCGGGCACGAACAGCGCCCCCGCGAGCCCGGCGGTGCCGGCCGCCACTACGTACGCGACGAGTTTCACGTTCGCCGGGTCGTACCCGAGGAAGCGCACGCGTTCCTCCGAGTCCCTTACGGCGACGAGGAGTTCGCCGTAGCGGCTGTGGATCAGCTGCCGTACCAGGGCGATCAGGAGGAGAAGGACGGCGGCGATGACGAAGTACACCATTCGCTGGTTGACCGGGTCGTCGAGGTCGTAGCCGAAGAAGCCCTGGATGTCGGTGAGTCCGTTGGTGCCGCCGGTCGTCGCCTGCTGGCCGACCAGCCAGATCGCGAAGGCCGCGGCGAGCGCCTGGCTCAGGATCGCGAAGTACGCGCCCTTGACCCGGCGGCGGAAGACGAACGAACCGAGGACCGCGGCGACGGCCATGGGCAGCAGCACGGTGGCCGCGAGGGCGAACAGGGGATTGCCGAACGGCCGCCACCACCACGGGAGTTCGGTCGCGGTGCCGTACAGCTGCATGAAGTCGGGAAGATTGCCGGGACCCGCGTCAGCGATCTTCAGATGCATCGCCATGGCATAGCCGCCGAGTCCGAAGAACACGCCCTGGCCGAGCGTGAGCAGGCCGCCGCGGCCCCAGGCCAGGCAGATGCCCACGGCCACCATCGCGGTGCACAGGTACTTGGCGAGCAGCCCGAGCCGGAAGTCGGAGAGGGCCAGCGGGGCGAGGGCGAAGAGCGCGACGGCGGCGGCGCCGAATCCGGCCCACGCGCGGGCCGGGCGGCCGGTGGACGCCGACAGGCCCTTGGCCCCCGGGGCACCTTTGAACAGGGTCATACGAGACTCCTCGTACGCAGCGTGTACAGCCCCTGGGGCCGCCACTGGAGGAAGGCGACGATGGCCACGAGGACGAGTACCTTCGCCACGCTGACGGTGGTGGAGTACTCCAGGACGGACTGCGTGACTCCCAGGACGAACGCGACGATCACCGTGCCCCTGAGCTGCCCGATGCCGCCGACCACGATCACCAGGAACGCGTCGATGATGATGTTGGTGCCCATCGTGGGCCCGATCGGGCCGACCAGTGTCAGCGCGACGCCCGCGACACCGGCGAGCCCGGAGCCGAGGAAGAACGCGGTCCGGTCCACCCGGGAGGTGGAGATGCCGGACACCTCGGCCAGGTCCCGGTTCTGCACGACCCCGCGGATCCGGCGGCCGAGCGAGGTCAGCCGCAAGGTCAGGGACAGCGCGGCGACGGCCGCGATCGCGAGGGCGAGGATGAACAGCCGGCTGTTGGCGAAGGTCAGCGGGTCGTCGCCGCCGAGGACGGTGATGTTCCCGGTGAGCCAGTCGGGTGCGCGGGTCTGGACGTTGGGCGCGCCGAAGATGTCGCGGGCGAGCTGCTGGAGCATCAGCGACACACCCCAGGTCACCAGCAGTGTGTCGAGCGGGCGCAGGTACAGGCGGCGGATGAGGACCCATTCCAGCAGCGCGCCGAGCGCGCCCGCCACCAGAAAGGCGACGGGCAGCGCCACGAGCAGGGACAGGCCCGCGCCCGAGATCGACTTCTGCAGGACGTAGGTGGTGTAGGCGCCGGCCATGATGAACTCGCCGTGGGCCATGTTGATGACGTTCATCTGGCCGAAGGTGAGCGAGAGCCCGAGCGCGATGAGCAGCAGGACGGCACCGATGCTGATGCCGGTGAAGGTCTGACCGAGGATCACGGTCATACGGCGGCTCCGAGGAGGCAGGACGCGGGGACCCGGCACACGGGCCCCCGCGCGCGGTCGGTCAGGAGAGGCCGGAGGCCCAGTCGTAGCCCTTCAGGAACGGGTCGGGCTCGATCGGCTTCCCGGAGTCCCACACCTGCTCGATCAGCCCGTCGGTGCCGATCTTCCCGATCCGGGCGGTCTTGTGGATGTGCTGGCTCGCGCCGTCCACGGTGACCTTCCCCTCGGGAGCGTCGAAGGTGATGCCGTCCGAGGCCGCCTTGACCTTCTCCGGGTCGAAGGACTTGGCCTTCTCGACCATGGCCTTCCACAGATGGACCGAGGTGTACGCGGCCTCCATCGGGTCACTGGTCGGCTTGTCCTGGCCGTACTTGGCCTTGTACGCCTTCACGAACGCGGTGTTCGCCGCGCCGGGCGTCGTCTGGTAGTAGTTCCAGGCCGTCAACTGCCCCGCCAGGTACTGCGATCCGATCGACTTGACCTCCTCCTCGGCGATCGACACCGAGACGACCGGCATGCTCTTCGCGGTCAGGCCGGCCGACTTGTACTCCTTGAAGAAGGCCACGTTCGAGTCGCCGTTGAGGGTGTTGAAGACCGCGTCGGCCTTCGACGCCTTCACCTTGTTGGCGATCGTGCTGAACTCGGTGGAGCCCAGCGGCGCGTAGTCCTCGCCGAGCACCTTCATGCCGTTGGCCTTCGCGTACGCCTTGATGATCTTGTTGGCGGTGCGCGGGAAGACATAGTCGCTGCCGACGAGGTAAATGCTCTTCTCGCCCTGGCTCTTGAGATAGTCGAGCGCCGGGACGATCTGCTGGTTCGTGGTCGCTCCCGTGTAGAAGATGTACGGGGACTCCTCAAGGCCCTCGTACTGCACGGGATAGAACAGCAGGGACTTGTTCTTCTCGAAGACGGGTTTCACCGCTTTGCGGCTCGCGGAGGTCCAGCAGCCGAAGGTGGCCGCCACCCGGTCCTCCTTGATGAGCTTGCTCGCCTTCTCGGCGAACGTCGGCCAGTCGGAGGCGCCGTCCTCGCTGACCGGCTTGATCTGTTTGCCGAGCACTCCGCCGGAGGCGTTGATCTCCTCGATCGCCAGCTTCACCGAGTCGCGTACGGTCACCTCGCTGATCGCCATGGTGCCGGAGAGCGAGTTGAGCAGGCCGACCTTGACCGTGTCGCCGCTCGTGTCGGCCTTGGCGGCCTGGTCGGACGAGCCGCCCGCGGCGTCGGTCTTGGCGCCGCACGCGGTGAGCGCGACGGTGGCGGCCAGTGCGGCGGCGCCCGCCAGAACCCGGCGCCGGTGCGGACGGAAACCGCTGGAACGATGGGACTCGCTGGACAAATGGACCCCCTCGGGCTGGGAGGACAATCTCCTCCTGGCGTGCGGTCCACAGCCTCAAGTCAGCCTGTTTCCAAGGCGTTTCGCATTACTTTCCCGGCGGTATCTTCCGACTCTCATCCGGTCTCGCCGTCCGGTTCTCGGTGCGCAACAAAAAATGCCCCGGACGGAATTCAGGAAATGAATTCACAGTTCGCCCAAGGCATTCTCATTACTTCCTGTGTGAAGTATCTTCGCGGAAGCGCGGACATGTCAAGGCCGCGAGCCGTGCGGATTCAGCTGGGCCACCACGTCGAAGTCCACCCCGTCCGCCCGCGCCAGGTAGATCCGCTGCCGCACATGGCCGCCGCGCAGCCGCAGCAGCCCGCGCGGGCCCTCGTAGGAGACGGTGTCCGCGGCGGCGCCGATCGCGGCGACGTCCAGGGTCCCGGCCCGTTCGATGAGCGCGGCGAGCAACAGCACACCCTCGTAGCACGATTCGCCGAGGCTGCCGGGGACCGGTGCCTCCACGCCGTACCGCCCGGCGTACTGGCCATGGAAGTCCAGCGTGTCCTGGTTGGCGAGGGAGGCGAAGAACCCGGCCGTGCTGTAGAGACGGGCGGTGGCCGCCGGGCCGCTCGCCATCAGCATGTTCTCGTCCATCAGGGTGCTCAGGCGCAGACATCGCTCGTCGAGCCCCGACGCGGCGAAGGCCCGGTTGAAGCGGACCGCGTCGCTGCCCACGAGCAGCATCAGCACCCCGTCCGCGTCCGACCGCTCGATGCGCCGCAGCACCGCGTCGAAGTCGTGGGTGCCCAGCGGCAGGTACGCCTCCGCGCGGACGGCGCCGCCCGACTCGCGTGCGTAGCGGTGCGAGGCCCTGGCCGTACGGCGCGGCCACACATAGTCGTTGCCCACGACGAACCAGCGGCGCACCCGGTGCTCCCGGGCCAACAGGTGCATGGCGGGCCGGAGTTGACCGTCCGGCGTCTCACTCGTGAGGAACACGCCCGCCGTGTTCTCGCCGCCCTCGTACAACGCCGTATACACATAGGGCACCCGGTGGGCGATCCGCGGCGCGAGTGCCTGGCGTACGGAGGAGATGTGCCAGCCGGTGACGCCCTGCACGATGCCCAGACGCACCAGCGCCTCGACGTTCTCGGCGACGTGCCGAGGCGCGGCGCCGCCGTCGACGGGCAGCAGCCGCAGCTCCTTGCCGAGCACTCCGCCCGAGCGGTTGACCTGCTCCGCGGCGAGCCGCGCGCACAACTCGCAGGCGGGTCCGAAGATTCCGGCGGCGCCCTGCAGAGGGAAGACCAGCGCCACGCCGACGACCGAGTCGTCGGCCGTGAACCAGTCGGGCGGAAGGGCGTCGGGCCGGACCATGAGGGCATGATTGCGGGAACGTCCGGTGAACTCCAGTCCGTCTCGGGGTACGGTCGGCCCCGCACCCGCCGCACGGGCGAGAAGCCCGGGAAAGCGGGGACTTGTACGATCCGAGGACCCCTTGCCCGGCCCCCTCGGGCGTCCATCCCGGAAGTGAGGAGCAGGATGCCGACCCCGCCTCCGCGCCGGTCCGAGGACCTCGTGCACCTCCTGACGCGGGCCGAGCGGCTGGCGGCGCGCCTCCTCCAGGGCGTCCTGGAGGAGCACGGCTGCACTCCCGACGCCTGGCGAGTGCTCTCGCTGCTCTCCGA
This region of Streptomyces ortus genomic DNA includes:
- a CDS encoding substrate-binding domain-containing protein, with the protein product MVRPDALPPDWFTADDSVVGVALVFPLQGAAGIFGPACELCARLAAEQVNRSGGVLGKELRLLPVDGGAAPRHVAENVEALVRLGIVQGVTGWHISSVRQALAPRIAHRVPYVYTALYEGGENTAGVFLTSETPDGQLRPAMHLLAREHRVRRWFVVGNDYVWPRRTARASHRYARESGGAVRAEAYLPLGTHDFDAVLRRIERSDADGVLMLLVGSDAVRFNRAFAASGLDERCLRLSTLMDENMLMASGPAATARLYSTAGFFASLANQDTLDFHGQYAGRYGVEAPVPGSLGESCYEGVLLLAALIERAGTLDVAAIGAAADTVSYEGPRGLLRLRGGHVRQRIYLARADGVDFDVVAQLNPHGSRP
- a CDS encoding nucleotidyltransferase domain-containing protein; translation: MTAENVLLSGIVGSTAYGLARAGSDVDRLGMFAAPTEDFHGLRGPKETHVTTRPDNTLHEAAKWCRLALSGNPTVTELVWLPDELYEVRTPLGDELIGIRTTLLSAKRVRDAYLGYATGQFKRLYDRGNSSSSADTRGRTAKHARHLRRLCHQGFELYATGVLTVRVEDPDDYHRFGEQVAADAMVALPLLQRYEAAFDETRSVLPDQPDEAPAEAWLRRVRAAYYTRSGS
- the urtC gene encoding urea ABC transporter permease subunit UrtC — its product is MTLFKGAPGAKGLSASTGRPARAWAGFGAAAVALFALAPLALSDFRLGLLAKYLCTAMVAVGICLAWGRGGLLTLGQGVFFGLGGYAMAMHLKIADAGPGNLPDFMQLYGTATELPWWWRPFGNPLFALAATVLLPMAVAAVLGSFVFRRRVKGAYFAILSQALAAAFAIWLVGQQATTGGTNGLTDIQGFFGYDLDDPVNQRMVYFVIAAVLLLLIALVRQLIHSRYGELLVAVRDSEERVRFLGYDPANVKLVAYVVAAGTAGLAGALFVPAVGIISPAMIGIVPSIEFVIGAAIGGRASLAGAVLGAIGVAWAKTALSEEFPAGWTYFQGLLFIVALAFLPGGLVSLAGIVRRRRAAPALPLGGAA
- the urtE gene encoding urea ABC transporter ATP-binding subunit UrtE, which produces MKLEIDGIRVGYHRSLVLHGVSVEVPDDGVAAVLGHNGAGKSTLLRAAVGLLTPSSGTIRLDGEDITRRRPHERVARGMAYVPQGQQGFAHLTTAENLQLVADGRRRGKAAISEALDLFPVLRTLSTRRAGLLSGGQRQQLAIARALVTDPRVLLLDEPTEGIQPSVVAEIEETVLALAARGGLSVLLVEQHVGFAMRAAQRYYVLEAGRITSSGEGGQEAERSVREALSV
- the urtA gene encoding urea ABC transporter substrate-binding protein — its product is MAGAAALAATVALTACGAKTDAAGGSSDQAAKADTSGDTVKVGLLNSLSGTMAISEVTVRDSVKLAIEEINASGGVLGKQIKPVSEDGASDWPTFAEKASKLIKEDRVAATFGCWTSASRKAVKPVFEKNKSLLFYPVQYEGLEESPYIFYTGATTNQQIVPALDYLKSQGEKSIYLVGSDYVFPRTANKIIKAYAKANGMKVLGEDYAPLGSTEFSTIANKVKASKADAVFNTLNGDSNVAFFKEYKSAGLTAKSMPVVSVSIAEEEVKSIGSQYLAGQLTAWNYYQTTPGAANTAFVKAYKAKYGQDKPTSDPMEAAYTSVHLWKAMVEKAKSFDPEKVKAASDGITFDAPEGKVTVDGASQHIHKTARIGKIGTDGLIEQVWDSGKPIEPDPFLKGYDWASGLS
- the urtB gene encoding urea ABC transporter permease subunit UrtB, which translates into the protein MTVILGQTFTGISIGAVLLLIALGLSLTFGQMNVINMAHGEFIMAGAYTTYVLQKSISGAGLSLLVALPVAFLVAGALGALLEWVLIRRLYLRPLDTLLVTWGVSLMLQQLARDIFGAPNVQTRAPDWLTGNITVLGGDDPLTFANSRLFILALAIAAVAALSLTLRLTSLGRRIRGVVQNRDLAEVSGISTSRVDRTAFFLGSGLAGVAGVALTLVGPIGPTMGTNIIIDAFLVIVVGGIGQLRGTVIVAFVLGVTQSVLEYSTTVSVAKVLVLVAIVAFLQWRPQGLYTLRTRSLV
- the urtD gene encoding urea ABC transporter ATP-binding protein UrtD, whose translation is MSELSGLEIRGLRVAFDGFTAVDGVDLDVRPGDLRFLIGPNGAGKTTLVDAVTGLVKARGSVLFGGGELLGRSVHRIARSGIGRTFQTATVFEELTVLQNLDIAAGAGRGALTMLRRRKGVPESVAHALETVGLTELADGLAGTLAHGQKQWLEIGMLLVQDVRLLLLDEPVAGMSHDERQATGELLEHISQERTVVVIEHDMDFMRSFARSVSVLHAGRVLSEGTVAQVQADPRVQEVYLGHAAVADTGDLTGAAVQEV